One window of the Doryrhamphus excisus isolate RoL2022-K1 chromosome 10, RoL_Dexc_1.0, whole genome shotgun sequence genome contains the following:
- the naa10 gene encoding N-alpha-acetyltransferase 10 isoform X2 — protein sequence MNIRNARPEDLMNMQHCNLLCLPENYQMKYYFYHGLSWPQLSYIAEDENGKIVGYVLAKMEEDPDDVPHGHITSLAVKRSHRRLGLAQKLMDQASRAMIENFNAKYVSLHVRKSNRAALHLYSNTLKFQISEVEPKYYADGEDAYAMKRDLAHMADEVHDCLQHTVAITC from the exons ATGAATATTCGAAACGCCAGG CCGGAGGACCTTATGAATATGCAGCACTGTAACCTCCTGTGTCTGCCAGAAAACTACCAAATGAAATACTACTTCTATCATGGATTGTCCTGGCCCCAG CTCTCGTACATTGCAGaggatgaaaatggaaaaatagtTGGTTACGTTCTGGCAAAGAT GGAGGAGGACCCAGATGATGTCCCCCATGGACACATCACTTCCCTG GCAGTGAAGCGCTCCCATAGACGTCTGGGCCTGGCTCAGAAGCTGATGGACCAGGCTAGCCGTGCCATGATAGAAAACTTTAATGCCAAATATGTCTCGCTTCATGTTCGCAAAAG CAATCGGGCAGCCCTGCATCTGTATTCAAACACATTGAAGTTCCA GATCAGTGAAGTAGAACCAAAATACTATGCAGATGGAGAAGATGCCTACGCTATGAAGAGAGACCTGGCCCACATGGCAGATGAGGTACATGATTGTCTTCAACACACAGTGGCCATCACTTG TTGA
- the naa10 gene encoding N-alpha-acetyltransferase 10 isoform X1, whose product MNIRNARPEDLMNMQHCNLLCLPENYQMKYYFYHGLSWPQLSYIAEDENGKIVGYVLAKMEEDPDDVPHGHITSLAVKRSHRRLGLAQKLMDQASRAMIENFNAKYVSLHVRKSNRAALHLYSNTLKFQISEVEPKYYADGEDAYAMKRDLAHMADELRKPGVRIPGQEAPPGSGDQERESERDSGGESKELSEVSEATESTDVKDSSSDSQ is encoded by the exons ATGAATATTCGAAACGCCAGG CCGGAGGACCTTATGAATATGCAGCACTGTAACCTCCTGTGTCTGCCAGAAAACTACCAAATGAAATACTACTTCTATCATGGATTGTCCTGGCCCCAG CTCTCGTACATTGCAGaggatgaaaatggaaaaatagtTGGTTACGTTCTGGCAAAGAT GGAGGAGGACCCAGATGATGTCCCCCATGGACACATCACTTCCCTG GCAGTGAAGCGCTCCCATAGACGTCTGGGCCTGGCTCAGAAGCTGATGGACCAGGCTAGCCGTGCCATGATAGAAAACTTTAATGCCAAATATGTCTCGCTTCATGTTCGCAAAAG CAATCGGGCAGCCCTGCATCTGTATTCAAACACATTGAAGTTCCA GATCAGTGAAGTAGAACCAAAATACTATGCAGATGGAGAAGATGCCTACGCTATGAAGAGAGACCTGGCCCACATGGCAGATGAG TTGAGAAAGCCAGGCGTGCGCATTCCAGGTCAGGAAGCCCCGCCCGGTTCCGGCGACCAGGAAagggagagcgagagagacagTGGGGGAGAAAGCAAAGAGCTGAGTGAAGTGAGCGAGGCTACAGAGAGCACAGACGTCAAAGATTCTTCATCTGATTCTCAATGA
- the galnt6 gene encoding polypeptide N-acetylgalactosaminyltransferase 6, which translates to MRLLPRRRMSPVKWALIGGAVFMVALVVLQRDAGPSPSGDPWFQELVDKKDMMIGMVCEAVNNIGNFQIGAPPPPPLPDLVEPTQNIVCPSGFYSKEELKPYLDRPPQDPNAPGADGKGFQKDVLSPEEEKEKQTGMTKHCFNQFASDRISLSRSLGADTRPPECVGQKFPRCPPLPTTSVIIVFHNEAWSTLLRTVYSVLHTSPAILLKEIILVDDSSTEEYLKSHLEEFVRELKIVSVLRQPERKGLITARLLGASVAQGQVLTFLDAHCECFHGWLEPLLRRIVEVPTAVVSPHIASIDLNTFAFRKPTATERAYNRGNFDWSLGFGWEPIPADARDLRKDETYPVKTPTFAGGLFSISKSFFEHIGTYDDQMEIWGGENVEMSFRVWQCGGQLEIISCSVVGHVFRTKSPHTFPKGTEITRNQVRLAEVWMDDYKQIFYRRNKMAAAMAREHTYGDISDRLKLRENLQCKNFSWYLNNVYPEAFIPDKIPVKYGAIRNAGSRTCLDTGEKNTGGKPLIMYSCHNMGGNQYFEYTSNKELRHNIGKELCLHAVPHPAPVKMEKCQLHGKGTSLSPQQEWIFTKENLLKNPSSGECLQLKGSTIQMDKCNAADLYQQWSFT; encoded by the exons ATGCGTCTTCTACCACGACGGCGTATGTCCCCTGTGAAGTGGGCTCTCATCGGGGGGGCTGTCTTCATGGTGGCCTTGGTGGTTCTGCAGAGGGATGCTGGCCCCTCACCCTCCGGTGACCCCTGGTTCCAGGAACTAGTGGACAAGAAGGACATGATGATCGGCATGGTCTGTGAGGCTGTCAACAACATTGGCAACTTCCAGATTGGTGCTCCGCCACCTCCTCCTTTACCAGACCTGGTGGAGCCCACCCAAAACATTGTTTGCCCTTCTGGCTTCTACAGCAAGGAGGAGCTCAAGCCTTACCTGGACAGACCACCGCAGGACCCCAACGCCCCAGGGGCTGATGGGAAGGGATTTCAAAAGGATGTTTTGTCACCagaagaggagaaggagaagcagACGGGCATGACCAAGCACTGTTTCAACCAGTTTGCCAGCGACCGCATCTCTCTCAGCCGGAGCCTTGGCGCGGATACGCGGCCTCCAGA ATGTGTAGGGCAGAAGTTTCCCCGCTGTCCTCCCCTACCCACCACCAGTGTTATTATAGTGTTCCACAACGAGGCGTGGTCCACCCTACTCAGGACGGTGTACAGTGTCCTGCACACATCCCCCGCCATCCTGCTCAAGGAGATCATCTTGGTGGATGACTCCAGCACTGAAG AGTACCTGAAGAGCCACCTGGAGGAGTTTGTACGCGAACTCAAGATTGTCAGTGTGCTGAGGCAGCCAGAGAGGAAGGGCCTGATCACAGCCAGGCTGCTGGGTGCTAGTGTCGCACAGGGCCAAGTTCTCACCTTCCTCGATGCACACT GTGAGTGTTTCCATGGTTGGTTAGAGCCGCTGCTTCGCCGTATCGTTGAAGTGCCAACCGCTGTGGTCAGTCCTCACATCGCCTCCATTGACCTCAACACGTTCGCGTTCAGAAAGCCCACTGCGACTGAGCGTGCTTACAACCGAGGAAACTTTGACTGGAGCTTAGGGTTTGGCTGGGAGCCCATCCCTGCAGATGCCCGTGATCTGCGCAAGGATGAAACCTATCCTGTCAA AACACCCACTTTTGCCGGCGGTCTATTTTCCATCTCAAAGAGCTTCTTTGAACACATCGGAACATATGATGACCAAATGGAGATTTGGGGCGGTGAGAATGTGGAGATGTCCTTCCGG GTGTGGCAGTGTGGTGGTCAGCTGGAGATCATTTCTTGTTCTGTGGTGGGCCATGTCTTCCGGACCAAGAGCCCGCACACCTTCCCTAAGGGCACAGAGATCACTCGCAACCAAGTGCGCCTGGCCGAAGTGTGGATGGACGACTACAAGCAGATCTTCTATCGTCGGAACAAGATGGCTGCTGCCATGGCCAGAGAG CACACCTATGGAGACATCTCTGATCGTCTAAAACTGAGAGAGAACTTGCAGTGCAAGAACTTCTCTTGGTACCTAAACAATGTCTACCCAGAAGCTTTCATTCCAGATAAAATCCCTGTCAAGTATGGAGCA ATACGGAACGCGGGATCTAGAACCTGCCTGGATACCGGTGAAAAGAACACTGGAGGAAAACCCCTTATCATGTACAGTTGTCACAACATGGGAGGCAACCAG TACTTTGAGTATACTTCCAATAAGGAACTGCGTCATAATATCGGAAAGGAGCTGTGTCTTCATGCGGTGCCTCATCCGGCGCCCGTGAAGATGGAGAAATGTCAGCTGCACGGGAAGGGCACTAGTTTATCGCCACAACAAGAGTGGATCTTCACAAAG GAGAACCTTTTGAAGAATCCCAGCAGCGGAGAATGTTTACAGCTGAAAGGAAGCACTATTCAGATGGACAAATGTAATGCCGCTGACCTCTACCAGCAGTGGAGCTTCACTTGA
- the zgc:158263 gene encoding ceramide kinase family protein, producing MEPVLTLESSLWVGNKRYRGVLTGWKFNWTEVDKKNRDKKTISVFVADIVGVEDGQVYILPHKSAVDTDKIFTVFYVKRIRRRGANGVLWRLSRTQFSCPSRALRDQWTKHLRAALKTHSPLRPSSLLVFINPFGGKKRGRDIYHSLVAPIFELAGISCHVIVTERANQARDHLLKKDLTGFDGVVCVGGDGMFSEVLHGVIGRTQQEAGLCENDPAVALQPCPLHIGIIPAGSTDCVCYATVGVIDPVTSALHIIIGDSQPLDVCSVHHGNTLVRYSVSLLGYGFYGDVLVESEKHRWMGPLRYDYAGTMVYLNNRSYAGIVQFLPADPLLSSPRDKTRCLAGCNVCSRSTERLFPHTPDASSLYSSHLSQISGDSDGDWVSVEGKFRCVSLTCMSCSCPRSPLGLSPSAHLADGTGDLILVWDTHPLAFLQYLYRHTSTQDRFDLPFVEVHRVRAVRFSVLSHEEEDAYKEVGEPTEVEAIAAEEEDGGYVEDICRSGSQQHFTEKLGGRPKATCAPLCGLCCRKAPTSSAWNCDGEILPFTDILCRIHGQLVRLYARGIEDAAAKHGCNEKLVKSERR from the exons ATGGAGCCGGTGTTGACGCTGGAGTCAAGCTTGTGGGTTGGAAATAAACGATACCGAGGCGTGCTGACTGGCTGGAAATTCAACTGGACCGAGGTAGATAAGAAGAATCGCGATAAGAAAACAA TTTCAGTGTTTGTGGCGGACATCGTTGGTGTGGAGGATGGACAGGTTTACATCCTGCCCCACAAGTCTGCAGTGGACACAGATAAAATCTTCACCG TTTTCTATGTGAAGCGTATCAGACGTAGGGGGGCTAATGGTGTGCTATGGAGACTGAGCCGGACCCAGTTTAGCTGTCCTAGCCGTGCCCTCAGAGACCAGTGGACCAAACATCTAAGAGCTGCTCTCAAAACTCACA GTCCTTTGCGTCCCAGCAGTTTATTGGTGTTTATTAACCCATTTGGAGGGAAGAAGAGAGGAAGAGACATATATCACTCTCTAGTGGCTCCTATCTTTGAGCTGGCTGGCATCAGCTGCCATGTTATAG TAACTGAGCGGGCAAACCAGGCGAGAGACCACTTGCTGAAGAAAGACTTGACGGGCTTTGATG gtgtggtgtgtgtgggtggggatGGCATGTTCAGTGAAGTACTCCATGGTGTGATTGGACGAACACAACAAGAGGCTGGCCTCTGCGAGAATGATCCTGCTGTGGCATTACAACCTTGTCCGCTTCACATTGGCATCATCCCTGCAG GCTCCACAGACTGTGTGTGTTACGCTACTGTGGGGGTGATCGACCCCGTCACTTCAGCTTTGCATATCATCATTG GGGACTCTCAACCTTTGGACGTGTGCTCAGTGCATCATGGCAACACTCTGGTGCGCTACTCTGTGTCCCTGTTGGGCTATGGCTTCTATGGTGACGTGCTGGTAGAGAGTGAAAAACATCGTTGGATGGGGCCTCTCAGATATGACTATGCCG GCACGATGGTATATCTGAACAACAGGAGCTATGCAGGCATAGTTCAGTTTCTGCCAGCTGACCCACTGCTTTCCAGCCCCAGGGACAAAACACGCTGTCTCGCAGG GTGCAATGTATGTTCCAGGAGCACAGAAAGACTTTTCCCACACACTCCAGATGCTAGCTCGCTCTACAGCTCCCACCTCAGCCAGATCAGTGGAGACTCAGatg GTGACTGGGTGAGCGTGGAGGGCAAGTTCAGGTGTGTGTCTCTCACTTGTATGTCCTGCTCGTGTCCCAGAAGTCCTCTCGGCCTCTCTCCATCCGCTCACCTGGCAGACGGAACAGGGGATCTCATCCTGGTGTGGGACACTCACCCACTGGCGTTCCTCCAGTACCTCTACAGGCATACAAGCACACAGGACCGG tttgatcTGCCGTTTGTGGAAGTCCACCGAGTGAGGGCTGTTCGCTTCTCCGTCTTGTCTCATGAAGAAGAGGACGCATACAAGGAGGTAGGAGAGCCAACTGAAGTAGAAGCaatagcagcagaagaagaggatggAGGATATGTGGAGGACATATGCAGGAGTGGATCTCAGCAGCACTTCACAGAGAAACTTGGGGGACGTCCAAAGGCAACATGCGCCCCCCTCTGTGGTCTGTGCTGCAGGAAAGCCCCCACTTCGTCTGCGTGGAACTGTGATGGAGAGATTCTACCGTTTACTGATATCCTCTGCAg GATTCACGGACAGTTGGTACGACTCTACGCCAGAGGCATAGAAGATGCAGCGGCTAAGCACGGTTGCAACGAGAAACTGGTGAAAAGTGAAAGACGATGA